Proteins found in one Thalassomonas actiniarum genomic segment:
- a CDS encoding type 1 glutamine amidotransferase domain-containing protein, producing MNYLKKMKYQQEHLMTLLALLFTLVMVVSAQASAAVNKKVVMVVSGYGQEQGEKTPGYEFDEFAKAYGVFKANGITVDVASPKGGQVEADEYDPKKPYNAKVLADKAIMAKLDNTLASAQLDATAYDAVFIVGGKGAMFDLPKDESLQALIADIYQQQGTVAAVCHGPAALVDVKLSDGSYLVANKKVNSFTNKEEKLFGKKWLSKFEFMLEDKLAERGARFQSSEIMLKHVAVDGRLITGQNPTSTVAVATALVKSLGLTPVAQKQDIDDKTLAQVAKFLVSDRENGKAVIKHLADNQDDYHIPLVGMYGFYYLKTAEAEQDFEHALSLMTVAQKAINNPMLDMKIAKTQHKLGREKAAKTTLNQLLATKPDYKPALDMLKTL from the coding sequence ATGAATTATTTAAAAAAGATGAAATATCAACAAGAACATTTGATGACCTTATTGGCCTTGTTATTTACCCTGGTTATGGTTGTCTCGGCCCAGGCTAGCGCGGCGGTGAATAAAAAAGTCGTCATGGTGGTAAGCGGTTATGGCCAGGAGCAAGGGGAAAAGACACCCGGTTATGAATTTGATGAATTTGCCAAAGCCTATGGCGTCTTTAAAGCCAACGGCATCACAGTTGATGTTGCCAGCCCGAAAGGCGGTCAGGTGGAAGCGGATGAATACGATCCGAAAAAACCATACAATGCCAAAGTATTAGCCGATAAGGCGATAATGGCCAAACTGGACAACACCTTGGCAAGCGCACAACTTGATGCTACAGCTTATGACGCGGTTTTTATCGTCGGCGGCAAAGGGGCGATGTTTGACTTGCCAAAAGATGAATCGCTTCAAGCCCTGATTGCCGATATCTATCAACAGCAAGGTACGGTTGCTGCGGTATGTCACGGACCAGCGGCTTTGGTTGACGTAAAACTTAGCGACGGCAGTTACCTGGTGGCCAATAAAAAGGTCAACAGCTTTACCAATAAAGAAGAAAAGCTGTTCGGTAAAAAGTGGCTGAGTAAATTTGAATTTATGCTGGAAGACAAACTAGCCGAGCGCGGCGCCCGGTTTCAATCCAGTGAAATCATGTTAAAGCATGTGGCGGTAGACGGCAGGCTGATCACCGGACAAAACCCTACATCGACAGTAGCGGTAGCGACAGCATTAGTTAAAAGTCTGGGATTAACGCCGGTTGCACAAAAGCAGGATATTGACGATAAAACTCTGGCTCAGGTGGCCAAGTTTTTAGTATCTGATAGGGAAAATGGTAAAGCTGTGATAAAACACCTGGCTGATAATCAAGACGATTATCACATTCCCCTGGTCGGTATGTATGGTTTTTATTACCTAAAAACAGCCGAAGCAGAACAGGATTTTGAACATGCCCTTAGCCTGATGACAGTGGCGCAAAAAGCGATCAACAACCCCATGCTGGATATGAAAATCGCAAAAACACAACATAAGCTGGGCCGGGAAAAAGCCGCTAAAACCACCTTAAATCAGCTGCTGGCAACAAAACCTGATTACAAACCGGCATTAGACATGTTAAAAACCCTATAA
- a CDS encoding ABC transporter permease codes for MLAHQLNKQPNQHLLHLYLSNMKLAWHFFKQEYQHSHQRLLRWTQGVLLLFILTLGQSSESIQHYLNNNLQGLLGADAVISQQQSLTAKQRAAVSELTDEIVVTEQIKTTLTHKGQWQQVTLKAVDEQYPLQGQLLTSQSLFAGAESDKGLANKAQANGQATASGPKPGEIWADARLFASLSLSIGDVIQVAEQHFKVSRVLHHEPDRLMEGHNVDMRAMIHVRDMETLGFAADLIHYRYLIAANSGQINRLIKWQQEVIPAAQMHHKQGAHPLALFWQRTENFLGLASIILFFMAAIAIDQLAQVHMKKDQYFSAICMSLGVTKATGIQVSFFKWLMGIVCLLPVVLLFSTAFHYFIIHWLSETFIDLNWQWHFWPALKSIGFVIFVFAVFHAPVWVSLRTSSVARLFTGNNKGVSHWVSKVSSILVLVAVATTYSDNGLLTLMLVTAIALTILLMIAMSWGALTLGEKSTKRFSGLIPFTLFMMKQRLVSKSTQILGVGLCAFLLLFTLMLLKDLGATMTAYQRQHDGNVMVSQASEQQLDYIEHWAAEQGVKIRQAKPYMYAKLLEVNGQSLAEFSQKPSDSMATFNRPIRLHWNEALPQNNEVAEGLYWNKKRQKEGNEQGNEKGNKQGQQQDNSQHWQQVSVEQEVMTDLGLDIGDKLTFFIGQQSITFNISASHVFKPGAGSITFWVQMPQAGVVHIQAPRYSMASLELEAQQWSLLPTLWQKFPTLRMVSLKELTERFDVILAMITKVISGFSLMIVLLATVVILASISALEGKEKKKNSIIMSFGFSKTTCLHLNVIEWLVTALITATGAIAGTYIAGLLIYQSQFSLTYQPNFIWLLAALSAILLLVAALGVYASRRNLQSSVRQLMAEG; via the coding sequence ATGTTAGCACATCAGTTAAATAAGCAACCGAACCAGCATTTACTTCACCTTTATCTGAGTAATATGAAACTTGCCTGGCACTTTTTCAAACAAGAGTATCAACATAGCCATCAGCGGTTATTGCGCTGGACCCAGGGCGTGCTCTTGCTGTTTATTCTCACCTTAGGTCAATCGAGCGAAAGTATACAGCACTACCTGAATAATAATTTACAGGGTTTGCTGGGGGCTGATGCGGTGATCAGTCAGCAACAATCGTTAACGGCAAAGCAGCGAGCTGCTGTGTCTGAATTAACCGATGAAATCGTCGTTACTGAGCAAATTAAAACTACTTTGACCCACAAAGGACAATGGCAGCAAGTCACATTAAAAGCGGTAGACGAGCAATATCCGTTGCAGGGGCAGTTGTTAACCTCCCAAAGCCTGTTTGCGGGGGCTGAGTCGGATAAGGGCTTGGCTAATAAAGCGCAGGCTAATGGCCAGGCTACAGCTTCAGGCCCCAAACCGGGCGAAATCTGGGCGGATGCCAGGTTATTTGCCAGTTTATCCCTCAGTATTGGCGATGTTATTCAGGTAGCTGAACAGCATTTTAAGGTTTCGCGGGTATTACATCATGAACCCGACAGGTTGATGGAAGGGCATAATGTTGATATGCGCGCCATGATCCATGTCCGGGATATGGAGACATTGGGGTTTGCAGCCGATCTTATTCACTACCGTTACCTGATTGCCGCCAATAGCGGGCAAATCAATCGTTTGATTAAATGGCAGCAAGAAGTTATACCGGCAGCGCAAATGCACCATAAGCAAGGGGCGCATCCGCTGGCGCTATTTTGGCAGCGAACAGAAAATTTTCTCGGGCTGGCATCTATTATTTTGTTTTTTATGGCGGCCATTGCCATTGACCAGCTGGCGCAAGTGCATATGAAAAAAGATCAATATTTTTCAGCGATATGTATGAGTCTTGGTGTCACCAAGGCGACCGGTATCCAGGTATCATTTTTTAAATGGCTGATGGGCATAGTGTGCCTGTTACCTGTGGTTTTGCTGTTCTCTACCGCCTTTCACTACTTCATCATTCACTGGTTAAGCGAAACCTTTATTGATTTAAACTGGCAGTGGCATTTTTGGCCGGCGCTAAAGTCCATAGGTTTTGTGATCTTTGTGTTTGCCGTTTTTCATGCGCCGGTTTGGGTTTCTCTGCGCACCAGCTCTGTTGCCCGTTTGTTTACCGGCAATAACAAGGGCGTGAGCCATTGGGTTAGCAAAGTGAGCAGCATCCTGGTGTTGGTTGCGGTGGCGACCACCTATTCAGATAATGGCTTGTTAACCTTGATGCTGGTTACTGCCATCGCACTCACTATTCTTTTAATGATAGCGATGAGTTGGGGGGCTTTAACCCTTGGGGAAAAGTCTACCAAGCGTTTTTCCGGCTTGATCCCCTTTACCCTGTTTATGATGAAACAAAGGCTGGTCAGTAAAAGCACACAAATATTAGGGGTAGGGTTATGCGCTTTTCTACTCCTGTTTACCCTGATGTTGCTTAAAGATCTCGGCGCTACCATGACAGCCTATCAAAGACAGCATGATGGCAATGTGATGGTGTCGCAGGCGAGCGAGCAGCAGCTGGATTATATTGAGCACTGGGCAGCGGAGCAGGGGGTAAAGATCCGCCAGGCCAAGCCTTATATGTACGCCAAACTGCTTGAGGTTAATGGCCAGAGTCTTGCTGAATTTAGCCAAAAACCCAGTGACAGCATGGCAACCTTTAACCGGCCGATACGTTTGCACTGGAACGAGGCGCTGCCACAAAATAATGAAGTGGCTGAAGGGCTTTACTGGAATAAGAAGCGGCAAAAAGAGGGGAATGAACAGGGGAATGAGAAGGGGAATAAACAGGGGCAACAACAGGATAACAGCCAGCATTGGCAGCAAGTTTCCGTTGAGCAGGAAGTGATGACAGATTTGGGTCTAGATATAGGTGATAAGTTAACATTTTTTATCGGCCAGCAAAGTATCACCTTTAATATCAGCGCCAGTCATGTTTTTAAACCCGGTGCAGGCTCCATTACCTTTTGGGTACAAATGCCGCAAGCTGGCGTGGTGCATATTCAAGCCCCCCGTTACTCCATGGCGAGTTTAGAGCTTGAAGCGCAGCAATGGTCATTATTGCCGACCCTTTGGCAAAAATTTCCGACACTGCGTATGGTTTCCTTAAAAGAACTGACCGAACGCTTTGACGTTATTCTAGCGATGATCACTAAAGTGATCAGCGGCTTTTCCCTGATGATTGTCTTACTTGCTACGGTTGTTATTTTGGCCTCTATCAGTGCCCTTGAAGGCAAAGAAAAGAAAAAGAACAGTATCATCATGAGCTTTGGCTTTTCGAAAACGACCTGTTTGCACCTGAATGTTATTGAGTGGCTGGTAACGGCACTGATCACCGCAACCGGTGCTATTGCCGGTACTTATATCGCGGGCTTGCTGATCTATCAATCGCAATTTTCTTTAACTTATCAGCCCAACTTTATCTGGTTGCTGGCTGCCTTGTCGGCCATCTTATTGCTGGTGGCGGCACTTGGGGTCTATGCCAGCAGGAGAAACCTGCAAAGCTCTGTCAGGCAGTTAATGGCCGAGGGCTAA
- a CDS encoding ABC transporter ATP-binding protein, whose translation MSSYIELKNVSQSFQVNESKVTLFKELNLSICQGQSYAITGPSGAGKSSLLMLMSGLESPTSGQGAYVKGEQRKSLDFLRPDIGFIFQQFHLLPELTAVNNVALPLKLRGDKHAEDKARLWLNKVGLTHRVNHKPSELSGGEQQRVAIARALVFEPGFIFADEPTGNLDQQSATEIADILFSCCRENNAGLVVVTHSEELANRAQHIFSLSGGKIKAQVNDVLKAVSC comes from the coding sequence ATGTCCAGCTATATTGAATTAAAAAATGTCAGTCAATCGTTTCAGGTAAACGAATCAAAAGTCACCTTATTCAAGGAACTTAATTTATCCATTTGTCAGGGGCAATCTTATGCGATCACCGGGCCTTCGGGTGCCGGTAAGTCGAGTTTATTGATGTTAATGTCAGGATTGGAAAGTCCCACCAGCGGGCAAGGTGCTTATGTGAAAGGGGAGCAAAGGAAAAGCCTGGACTTTCTAAGGCCAGATATCGGTTTTATTTTTCAGCAGTTTCATTTGTTGCCGGAATTAACGGCAGTGAATAATGTTGCATTGCCGCTCAAGTTAAGAGGTGATAAACATGCAGAAGATAAAGCCAGGCTTTGGCTAAATAAAGTGGGGCTGACACATAGGGTAAACCACAAACCCAGTGAACTGAGCGGCGGTGAACAGCAAAGGGTGGCGATAGCACGGGCGCTGGTTTTTGAGCCTGGCTTTATTTTTGCCGATGAACCCACGGGTAATTTAGATCAACAAAGCGCCACCGAAATAGCCGATATCCTGTTTAGCTGTTGCCGGGAAAATAATGCCGGCTTGGTGGTGGTTACCCATAGCGAGGAGTTAGCGAATCGCGCTCAGCATATATTTTCATTATCAGGCGGGAAAATCAAAGCGCAGGTAAACGATGTGCTTAAGGCGGTGTCATGTTAG
- a CDS encoding methionine aminotransferase — MESKLPHLGTSIFTYMTGLANQHNALNLSQGFPEFDAPVLLKQRLAHYSEQGFNQYSPSSGIAPLQKQISALIKRKYGLDIEAADTVTVTSGATEALFVAIQAITRPGDEIIIFDPAYDSYEPAIELAGGRAVHIALQAPDYSVNWQQVAEAVNDKTRAIIINSPHNPSAKTLKANDFKALKALLIRHDLLLISDEVYEHIAFDDTPHISVLNDAELFARAFVISSFGKTFHCTGWKMGYCIAPKLLTAEFRKIHQYVTFSSFTPAQLALADMLAEQGEHVDELSGFYQQKRDVLVDALQGSRFTILPSEGTYFLLLDYSEISQLDDMAFCEYLVKEVGVAAIPLSVFYQKAPNDKVIRLCFAKKDETLVEAADKLCTL; from the coding sequence GTGGAAAGTAAATTGCCTCACCTTGGCACCAGCATCTTTACCTATATGACGGGATTGGCAAACCAGCATAACGCCCTTAACTTATCCCAGGGCTTTCCCGAATTTGATGCCCCCGTCCTGTTAAAGCAGCGCCTGGCCCATTACAGCGAGCAGGGATTTAACCAGTACTCTCCCTCCAGCGGCATTGCCCCACTGCAAAAGCAAATTTCAGCCCTTATAAAACGTAAATATGGGCTGGATATCGAAGCAGCAGATACCGTCACGGTAACCTCAGGGGCGACAGAAGCCCTGTTTGTCGCCATCCAGGCCATCACCCGCCCCGGCGATGAAATCATCATCTTTGATCCCGCCTATGACTCCTATGAACCGGCAATAGAACTGGCCGGTGGCCGCGCGGTGCATATTGCCCTGCAAGCGCCGGATTATAGCGTCAACTGGCAGCAAGTGGCAGAAGCCGTCAACGATAAAACCCGGGCTATTATCATCAACAGCCCCCATAACCCCAGCGCCAAAACACTAAAAGCAAACGACTTTAAAGCATTAAAAGCCCTGCTGATAAGACATGATCTCTTGCTGATCAGCGATGAAGTATACGAACACATCGCCTTTGATGACACTCCCCATATCAGCGTATTAAACGATGCCGAACTCTTTGCCCGTGCTTTTGTCATCTCCAGCTTCGGTAAAACCTTTCATTGCACCGGCTGGAAAATGGGCTATTGCATCGCCCCGAAACTGCTTACCGCTGAATTTAGGAAAATTCACCAGTATGTCACCTTCTCCAGCTTTACCCCGGCGCAATTGGCACTGGCGGATATGTTAGCGGAACAAGGTGAACATGTGGATGAATTGTCAGGCTTTTATCAACAAAAGCGTGATGTCTTGGTCGATGCCTTACAAGGCAGTCGTTTCACTATTTTACCCAGCGAAGGCACTTATTTTTTACTGTTGGATTATTCTGAAATTTCTCAGCTGGACGATATGGCCTTTTGCGAATATCTGGTCAAGGAAGTGGGCGTAGCGGCGATACCGCTCAGTGTCTTTTACCAAAAGGCCCCGAACGACAAAGTAATCCGCTTATGTTTTGCCAAAAAAGATGAAACCCTGGTGGAGGCGGCAGATAAACTCTGTACCTTGTAG